TTGCTGCTGTGATTGCTTATTTTCCCGCCCAACGTATCATAACCATTTTCAGCAGTACCATACACCTGATCGCGCATGAATTTCAATTTTCTCCAAGCTCTGTTTTCCTATTTTACGGGCAGAAAAAATAAGGTGAAAGCCATTCGTGAGTGCCCAAAACGCGGGCACAGCTTATCTGTTCATTAAAACCGCTTACGTGCAGCCCTAACCGTGCAGAATAATTCAGCGTTAGTTCAGAACGTGCAGATTCAGATTGGCACCCCAAGTTGTGCAGCAATCTACCCTTAATTTTTATCGTATTTAATTCTCCTTCTTTCCTTATGCAAGCAACTGAAACCCCGGAAACAACAAAAAATCGCCCCAAAAAACAGTCCGCATTTGACTGGCTTTACACGGACATTGCTATTGACCTTGGAACCGCCAATACGCTGATCTATGAACGCGGGAAAGGAATTGTGCTCAATGAACCTTCTATCGTAGCCATGGATGCCAAAGGGGGCGTTGTAGCCATCGGGCACGAAGCCCGGCTCATGCACGAAAAAACGCACCAGAATATCCGGACCATACGCCCGCTGCGGGACGGCGTTATTGCCGATTTTGAAGTAGCTGAGCATATGATTCGCGGCATGATTAAAAAAGTAAAAAAGCGCTGGTACTCTTCAACCCGAAAAATGGTCGTTTGTGTGCCTTCAGGCATTACGGAAGTTGAAAAACGCGCCGTCCGCGACAGTGCAGAGCGCGCAGGTGCGAAAGAAGTTTTTCTGGTTGATGAGCCCATGGCTGCCGCTATCGGTATCGGTCTTGATGTGCATGAACCCGTCGGAAACATGATTGTGGATATCGGTGGCGGTACTACCGAAATCGCGGTTATTGCCCTCTCCGGAATTGTGTATTCACAATCTGTCCGGATTGGCGGGGACAAGCTGAACGAAGTTATCATCAATTATTTCCGCCGCAATCACAACCTGCTTATTGGGGAGCGAACGGGTGAAGAAGTCAAGATGACACTGGGTTCAGCAACGCCGCTTGATGAAGAAATCGAAATGTATGCGAAAGGTCGCGATCTGATCAACGGCGTGCCCAAAACCAGGGTTGTAACCTCGCGCGACGTGAGAGAAGCACTATCAGAAACTGTAAACACTATTGTCGAATCTGTCACCAAATCTCTGGAGCAAACCCCGCCGGAGCTGTCTTCAGACCTGCTGGACCGGGGTATTATGCTTACGGGCGGCGGGGCCCTTCTCAAAAACCTGGATCGGCTTATTATGGAGACTACCGAGCTTCCGGTTCATATCGCCGAAGATCCCCTAACAGCTGTTGTACGGGGTACAGGGGCTATTCTCGAAGATATTGATTTCTACAAGAGCGTACTCACCTAATCCTAAGCGGGCACCGTCCGGCATTTGCACTTTATGAGAATCAGGTTTACCAAGATTGGAGATATCCGGGATCAGCTTATATCCGCCGGTCTGATTTTGGTCGCCCTGCTTATGATTGTTGCCCGGCAGGATGAAGCGTTTCAGAATGTCAGAAAAGTTTCTATTACGCTAATAAGCTACGTTGAAGCACCGCTTTCCAACGTGCGTGTTTACCGCTCTGCCCTTCGCACCAATGCGGCACTGGAACAAAACACCATACTGCTGCAGGATGAAATCAGCCGTTTGCGATCGCTTCGGGATGAGAATGACGTACTCCGGGCGCTGCTGAATTTCAGAGAA
This genomic stretch from Cyclonatronum proteinivorum harbors:
- a CDS encoding rod shape-determining protein, which codes for MQATETPETTKNRPKKQSAFDWLYTDIAIDLGTANTLIYERGKGIVLNEPSIVAMDAKGGVVAIGHEARLMHEKTHQNIRTIRPLRDGVIADFEVAEHMIRGMIKKVKKRWYSSTRKMVVCVPSGITEVEKRAVRDSAERAGAKEVFLVDEPMAAAIGIGLDVHEPVGNMIVDIGGGTTEIAVIALSGIVYSQSVRIGGDKLNEVIINYFRRNHNLLIGERTGEEVKMTLGSATPLDEEIEMYAKGRDLINGVPKTRVVTSRDVREALSETVNTIVESVTKSLEQTPPELSSDLLDRGIMLTGGGALLKNLDRLIMETTELPVHIAEDPLTAVVRGTGAILEDIDFYKSVLT